A genomic stretch from Mycobacterium paraterrae includes:
- a CDS encoding HNH endonuclease: MFESIGSADPPADESALVDRIAQLERIKSAAAAGQARAAAALDAARRTAEAAAGVPAARRGRGVASEIALARRDSPARGGRHLGFAKALVNEMPYTLAALESGALTEWRATLIVRESACLDVDDRRILDAELCGDATSLDGMGDARIAAAAKAIAYRLDPHAVVDRAAKAETERTVTIRPAPDTMTYLTALLPVAQGVSVYAALRRAADTTFDDRSRGQIMADTLVERVTGRSAATPAPIAVNLVLSDSTLLGGDSNPANIVDYGPIPADVARGLVSAALSDPQSRATLRRLYAHPRSGALVAMESRARKFPAGLAKFIGLRDQRCRTPYCDAPIRHRDHATPHARGGATAAANGLGKCERCNYAKEAAGWQVTTRLDETGKHTAEYVTPTGHRHTSSAPPSAPVVVISELEVSVGIALARHAA; the protein is encoded by the coding sequence ATGTTCGAATCAATTGGGTCGGCCGACCCTCCCGCCGACGAGTCAGCGCTGGTCGATCGGATCGCACAGCTGGAGCGGATCAAATCGGCTGCTGCGGCCGGACAGGCGCGAGCAGCCGCGGCTCTCGACGCCGCCCGTCGCACCGCCGAAGCGGCCGCCGGCGTTCCCGCCGCACGGCGTGGGCGTGGGGTTGCCAGCGAAATAGCCCTGGCTCGGCGAGACTCCCCGGCTCGCGGAGGACGGCATCTCGGTTTCGCCAAAGCGCTGGTAAATGAAATGCCCTACACACTGGCCGCCCTGGAGTCCGGGGCATTGACCGAATGGCGTGCGACGCTGATCGTCCGGGAGAGCGCGTGCCTCGACGTCGACGACCGTCGAATCCTCGATGCCGAGCTATGCGGCGATGCCACCAGCCTGGACGGCATGGGCGATGCGCGAATTGCGGCGGCGGCCAAGGCAATTGCCTACCGGCTCGACCCGCATGCGGTCGTCGACAGGGCCGCCAAAGCTGAGACCGAGCGCACCGTCACCATCCGGCCCGCCCCCGACACGATGACTTACCTGACGGCCTTACTGCCTGTCGCGCAGGGAGTCTCGGTGTATGCGGCACTGCGCCGCGCGGCGGACACGACGTTCGACGACCGGTCCCGCGGACAAATCATGGCAGACACACTGGTCGAACGGGTCACCGGACGCAGCGCGGCGACGCCTGCACCGATCGCCGTGAACCTGGTCCTCTCGGACAGCACGCTTCTGGGCGGCGACAGCAACCCCGCGAACATCGTTGACTACGGCCCGATCCCGGCCGACGTCGCCCGCGGGCTGGTGTCCGCGGCATTGTCGGATCCGCAGTCGCGTGCCACGCTGCGCCGGCTCTACGCCCACCCTCGGTCCGGCGCACTGGTGGCAATGGAGTCGCGAGCTCGCAAATTCCCAGCCGGCCTGGCGAAATTCATCGGCCTACGTGATCAGCGATGTCGCACTCCATACTGCGATGCCCCGATCCGGCATCGCGACCACGCCACACCCCACGCCCGTGGCGGCGCGACCGCGGCCGCCAACGGGCTAGGCAAATGCGAGCGTTGCAACTACGCCAAAGAGGCGGCCGGCTGGCAGGTCACCACACGCCTCGACGAAACAGGCAAACACACAGCCGAATACGTCACACCGACCGGCCACCGACATACATCGAGTGCACCGCCAAGCGCTCCGGTGGTGGTGATCAGCGAGCTCGAAGTCAGCGTCGGCATCGCGCTGGCTCGCCATGCCGCCTAG
- the hemW gene encoding radical SAM family heme chaperone HemW: MTASTSPVELPDLQLNPDGPFGIYVHVPFCFTRCGYCDFNTYTPAELGGVNPDAWLQVLAAELELAAARLGGPTVQTVFIGGGTPSLLGPQRLTRVLQSVTDNFDLAADAEVTTEANPESAWPDFFAAARAAGCTRVSLGMQSVAPHVLGVLDRIHTPNRSAAAAREALAEGFEHVSLDLIYGTPGESDDDVLRSVDTAIETGVDHVSAYALVVEEGTALARRVRSGELAEPDDDVLAHRYELLDERLSTAGFDWYEVSNWSRPGGECRHNLGYWDGGQWWGAGPGAHSFVGTTRWWNVKHPNSYAQLLDNAALPVADFENLDAGSRHTEDVLLRIRLRQGLPTEFLADAERARAEVAVDDGLLSRNGDRLVLTDRGRLLADGVVRNLLG; this comes from the coding sequence GTGACGGCATCCACTTCGCCGGTCGAACTTCCCGACCTGCAGCTGAACCCCGACGGGCCGTTCGGCATCTATGTGCACGTGCCGTTCTGTTTCACCCGCTGCGGCTACTGCGACTTCAACACCTACACACCCGCCGAGTTGGGTGGTGTCAACCCCGACGCCTGGTTACAGGTGCTGGCCGCCGAACTGGAGTTGGCAGCTGCCCGGTTGGGCGGACCGACGGTGCAGACCGTATTCATCGGCGGCGGAACGCCGTCGCTGCTGGGGCCGCAGCGACTGACCAGGGTGCTGCAATCGGTGACGGACAATTTTGACCTGGCAGCCGACGCGGAGGTGACCACCGAGGCGAACCCAGAGTCGGCCTGGCCGGACTTCTTCGCGGCGGCGCGAGCGGCTGGCTGCACTCGCGTGTCGCTGGGCATGCAATCGGTGGCGCCGCACGTGTTGGGCGTCCTCGACAGGATCCACACGCCGAACCGGTCGGCCGCCGCAGCCCGCGAAGCGCTTGCGGAAGGCTTCGAACACGTCAGCCTCGACCTCATCTACGGCACGCCGGGGGAGTCCGACGACGACGTGCTGCGCTCGGTCGATACCGCGATCGAAACCGGCGTCGATCACGTGTCCGCCTACGCGCTCGTCGTCGAAGAGGGGACGGCGTTGGCGCGTCGAGTCCGCAGCGGTGAGCTGGCCGAACCCGACGACGACGTGCTGGCGCACCGCTACGAACTACTGGACGAGAGGCTCTCGACGGCGGGGTTCGACTGGTACGAGGTGTCCAACTGGAGCCGCCCGGGCGGAGAATGCCGACACAACCTCGGCTACTGGGACGGCGGGCAGTGGTGGGGCGCCGGGCCGGGCGCGCACAGCTTCGTGGGTACGACGCGTTGGTGGAATGTCAAGCATCCCAACAGCTATGCGCAGCTTTTGGATAATGCAGCGTTACCTGTGGCCGACTTTGAAAACCTGGACGCCGGCAGTCGGCACACCGAGGACGTGTTGCTGAGGATCCGGCTACGCCAGGGCCTGCCGACCGAGTTTCTCGCCGACGCCGAGCGTGCGCGCGCCGAAGTTGCCGTTGACGACGGGTTGCTCTCGCGCAACGGCGATCGCCTGGTGCTCACCGACCGTGGCCGGCTGTTGGCTGACGGCGTCGTACGCAACCTGCTCGGGTGA
- a CDS encoding nitrite/sulfite reductase, translating to MTSPRPAKSQGQWALGEREPLNPNEQFKKDDDALNVRDRILNHYSKAGFDSIEKNDLRGRMRWAGLYTQREQGYDGSFTGDENIDLLEAKYFMMRVRCDGGAISTQALRTLGEISTEFARDTADISDRENVQYHWIQIEDVPEIWERLAAVGLQTTEACGDCPRVVLGSPLAGRSLDEVLDPTPAIEEIVRRYIGSPDFSNLPRKYKTAISGLQDVAHEINDIAFIGVNHPEHGPGLDLWVGGGLSTNPMLAQRVGAWVPLDEVPDVWEAVTSLFRDYGYRRLRSKARLKFLIKDWGIEKFRQVLETEYLKRKLIDGPAPEPLTRPIDHVGVQKLKNGLNAVGVAPIAGRVSGTILSAVADLAEQAGSQLVSFTPYQKLIILDVADDKLDDLVAGLDALGLPHRPSHWRRNLMACTGIEYCKLSFAETRVRSQSLVPELEQRLEDLNAQLDVPVTVNLNGCPNSCARIQIADIGFKGQMVDDGNGNSVEGFQVHLGGSLGLDSGFGRKLRQHKVSSEELGDYIDRVVRNFVKQRQGDERFANWALRAEEADLR from the coding sequence ATGACGTCACCCCGCCCCGCCAAGAGCCAAGGCCAGTGGGCACTCGGTGAGCGCGAACCGCTCAATCCCAACGAGCAGTTCAAAAAGGACGACGACGCGCTCAACGTGCGCGACCGCATCCTGAACCACTACTCCAAGGCCGGCTTCGACAGCATCGAAAAGAACGACCTGCGAGGCCGGATGCGCTGGGCCGGGCTCTACACGCAGCGCGAACAGGGCTACGACGGCAGCTTCACCGGCGACGAGAACATCGACCTGCTCGAGGCCAAGTACTTCATGATGCGGGTCCGTTGTGACGGCGGCGCCATCTCTACCCAGGCCCTGCGCACGCTGGGCGAAATCTCGACTGAATTCGCCCGGGACACCGCCGACATCTCCGACCGGGAAAACGTGCAATACCACTGGATCCAGATCGAGGACGTCCCAGAAATCTGGGAGCGGCTGGCGGCAGTCGGCCTGCAGACCACCGAGGCCTGCGGCGACTGCCCCCGTGTGGTGCTGGGCTCGCCGCTAGCCGGCCGGTCACTGGACGAGGTACTCGATCCCACGCCGGCGATCGAAGAAATTGTCCGTCGCTACATCGGTAGCCCGGACTTTTCGAACCTGCCGCGCAAATACAAAACCGCGATCTCCGGCCTGCAGGACGTCGCGCACGAGATCAACGACATCGCGTTCATCGGCGTCAACCACCCCGAGCACGGGCCCGGTCTGGACCTGTGGGTCGGCGGCGGGCTGTCGACGAATCCGATGCTGGCGCAACGGGTCGGCGCCTGGGTGCCGCTGGACGAGGTTCCCGATGTCTGGGAGGCCGTCACCTCGCTGTTCCGGGACTACGGCTACCGGCGACTGCGGTCGAAGGCGCGGCTGAAGTTCCTGATCAAGGATTGGGGCATCGAGAAGTTCCGCCAGGTACTTGAAACGGAGTACCTCAAGCGCAAACTCATCGACGGCCCAGCCCCCGAGCCGCTGACCCGTCCGATCGACCACGTCGGCGTGCAGAAGCTGAAGAACGGTCTCAACGCCGTCGGTGTCGCACCGATCGCCGGCCGGGTGTCCGGGACGATCTTGTCGGCGGTCGCGGACCTGGCCGAACAGGCCGGCTCACAATTGGTGAGCTTCACGCCGTACCAAAAGCTGATCATCCTCGACGTCGCCGACGACAAGCTCGACGACCTGGTCGCCGGCCTCGACGCGCTGGGCCTGCCGCACCGGCCGTCACATTGGCGTCGAAACCTCATGGCGTGCACGGGAATCGAATATTGCAAATTGTCGTTCGCCGAGACACGAGTGCGCTCGCAGTCGCTGGTGCCCGAACTGGAACAGCGACTCGAAGACCTCAATGCACAACTCGATGTGCCGGTCACAGTGAATCTGAACGGCTGCCCGAACTCGTGCGCGCGCATCCAGATTGCCGACATCGGATTCAAGGGCCAGATGGTCGACGACGGCAACGGGAATTCGGTCGAAGGGTTCCAGGTTCATCTTGGCGGCAGCCTGGGACTGGACAGCGGTTTCGGGCGAAAGCTGCGGCAGCACAAGGTCAGCAGCGAGGAATTGGGCGACTACATCGACCGTGTGGTGCGCAACTTCGTCAAACAACGGCAGGGCGACGAGCGTTTTGCGAATTGGGCACTGCGCGCCGAGGAGGCAGATCTGCGATGA
- a CDS encoding phosphoadenylyl-sulfate reductase translates to MNGLTETDLRELAEKGAAELEGASALDLLRWTDENFGGVGGPRSSATCNYVVASNMQDAVLVDLAAKVRPGVPVLFLDTGYHFVETIGTRDAVEAVYDVRVLNVTPEHSVAEQDELLGKDLFAREPGECCRLRKVAPLGKALRGYSAWVTGLRRVEAPTRANAPLISFDEAFGLVKINPLAAWSDEEMQTYIDENDVLVNPLVYDGYPSIGCAPCTAKPVEGADPRSGRWQGLSKTECGLHAS, encoded by the coding sequence ATGAACGGGCTGACGGAAACCGACTTACGAGAGCTGGCCGAGAAGGGCGCCGCCGAACTCGAGGGCGCCAGCGCCCTAGACCTGTTGCGGTGGACTGACGAGAACTTCGGCGGCGTCGGCGGGCCCCGCTCCAGCGCGACCTGTAACTACGTAGTTGCCTCCAACATGCAGGACGCTGTGCTGGTCGATCTGGCCGCCAAGGTCCGTCCCGGCGTACCGGTGTTGTTCTTGGACACCGGATACCACTTCGTGGAAACCATCGGGACCCGCGACGCGGTCGAGGCCGTCTACGACGTACGCGTCTTGAACGTCACGCCGGAGCACTCGGTTGCCGAGCAGGACGAATTGCTCGGCAAGGATTTGTTTGCTCGTGAGCCCGGCGAATGCTGCCGGCTGCGTAAGGTCGCCCCGCTGGGTAAAGCGCTTCGCGGCTACTCCGCGTGGGTGACCGGCCTGAGGCGGGTCGAGGCGCCGACGCGCGCGAATGCGCCGCTGATCAGCTTCGACGAGGCGTTCGGACTGGTCAAGATCAACCCGCTGGCCGCCTGGTCCGACGAAGAAATGCAGACGTACATCGACGAGAACGACGTGCTGGTCAATCCGCTTGTCTACGACGGGTATCCGTCGATCGGCTGCGCACCGTGCACGGCCAAACCGGTCGAGGGTGCCGACCCGCGCAGCGGACGGTGGCAGGGACTGTCCAAGACTGAGTGCGGGCTGCACGCTTCGTGA
- a CDS encoding sirohydrochlorin chelatase — MTTLVLAAHGSRDPRSASNARAVANQIRFMRPGLRVRVAFCDLNTPRLADVLTPAAVVTPFLLADAYHARIDIPQQIADCGMPVRQADVLGEDDRLVSVLSERLAELGVDRADPELGVAVVAIGSTHPAANARTATVAGKLGAGTQWAGTTTAFATGNGPSPAQAADRLRRNGARRVVIAPWFLAPGKLTDRVAKYAAANGISMSAPLGRHRLVAETVLDRFDAAVALRAAA, encoded by the coding sequence GTGACCACCCTGGTTCTCGCGGCTCACGGGAGCAGAGATCCGCGGTCGGCGTCCAACGCGCGAGCGGTGGCCAACCAAATCCGGTTCATGCGGCCCGGACTGCGGGTCCGTGTCGCGTTCTGCGACCTGAACACGCCGCGCCTGGCTGACGTTCTCACACCGGCCGCGGTGGTGACGCCGTTCCTGCTGGCCGACGCCTACCACGCGCGCATCGATATTCCGCAGCAGATCGCCGATTGCGGTATGCCGGTCCGGCAAGCCGACGTGCTGGGTGAGGATGACCGGCTGGTATCGGTGCTATCCGAACGGCTCGCCGAATTGGGTGTCGACAGAGCCGATCCGGAGTTGGGAGTCGCGGTCGTGGCGATCGGCTCGACCCATCCGGCGGCCAATGCCAGGACAGCAACTGTCGCGGGCAAACTCGGCGCGGGCACCCAGTGGGCTGGTACGACAACGGCATTCGCCACCGGCAATGGTCCGTCGCCAGCCCAGGCAGCTGACCGATTGCGCCGCAACGGCGCCCGCCGCGTCGTCATCGCGCCATGGTTTCTCGCACCCGGCAAACTAACCGATCGCGTGGCGAAATACGCTGCGGCGAATGGCATTTCGATGTCGGCACCGCTCGGTAGGCATCGACTGGTAGCCGAGACGGTGCTCGATCGCTTCGACGCGGCGGTAGCCCTGCGCGCCGCGGCCTGA
- a CDS encoding DUF4190 domain-containing protein, translating to MTQATPSANTRPVSKWAIATFLLGLVSLIPLSVIAGIVTFVKTRGGQVSGRGLAVAGIVICVLWAAVWSYIEWPKDGLITGTTQSARVGTCFQQTINSPVSCDKPHTDELFAMLALSRFPDSDHEQRAIENRCKEELSKYSPTAPRDPQLHVDAWSPGTEWKQLDSHAAGCVAHFSAERVGSIKLGPAFSWDSP from the coding sequence ATGACACAAGCAACGCCATCCGCTAATACCCGCCCGGTCAGCAAGTGGGCCATCGCCACGTTCCTGCTCGGTCTGGTCAGCCTCATTCCACTGAGCGTGATCGCGGGCATCGTGACGTTCGTCAAGACCCGGGGCGGTCAGGTGTCCGGCCGCGGGTTGGCCGTCGCCGGCATCGTGATCTGCGTGCTCTGGGCAGCCGTCTGGTCCTACATCGAATGGCCGAAAGACGGGTTGATCACCGGCACAACGCAATCGGCACGCGTCGGCACCTGCTTCCAGCAGACCATCAACTCACCGGTCAGCTGCGACAAGCCTCATACCGACGAACTCTTCGCGATGCTGGCGCTCTCCCGCTTCCCCGACAGCGACCACGAACAGCGTGCTATCGAGAACCGTTGCAAGGAAGAGCTTTCCAAGTATTCACCGACCGCGCCCCGTGACCCGCAGCTGCATGTGGACGCCTGGTCGCCCGGCACCGAGTGGAAGCAACTCGACAGTCACGCCGCCGGCTGCGTGGCGCATTTCAGCGCCGAGCGGGTGGGCTCGATCAAGCTCGGCCCGGCCTTCAGTTGGGACTCACCGTAA
- a CDS encoding sulfate/molybdate ABC transporter ATP-binding protein, with the protein MTDHAITVRGANKRYGDFVALDNVDFDVPQGSLTALLGPSGSGKSTLLRAIAGLDQPDTGTITIGGRDVTTVAPQRRGIGFVFQHYAAFKHLTVRDNVAFGLKIRKRPKAEIAEKVDHLLEVVGLSGFQTRYPSQLSGGQRQRMALARALAVDPQVLLLDEPFGALDAKVRDDLRAWLRRLHDEVHVTTVLVTHDQAEALDVADRIAVLKDGRIEQVGSPREVYDTPANSFVMSFLGAVSSLNGTLVRPHDIRVGRNPDLPIADGTAEATGVVRATIDRVVVLGFEVRVELTNAATGRPFIAQITRGDAEALGLKSGDTVYVRATRVPTLPETTVPRSSAGVAAEQVTVSPN; encoded by the coding sequence ATGACCGACCATGCCATCACCGTGCGGGGAGCCAACAAGCGCTACGGCGATTTCGTCGCGCTGGACAACGTCGACTTCGACGTGCCGCAAGGATCGTTGACCGCACTGCTGGGCCCGAGCGGGTCGGGCAAGTCGACGCTATTGCGCGCCATCGCCGGACTCGACCAACCCGACACCGGGACGATCACGATTGGCGGACGCGACGTCACGACCGTCGCGCCGCAACGGCGCGGGATCGGGTTCGTGTTCCAGCACTACGCGGCGTTCAAGCACTTGACCGTCCGCGACAACGTCGCCTTCGGATTGAAGATCCGGAAGCGGCCGAAAGCCGAGATCGCCGAGAAGGTCGACCACCTGCTCGAGGTGGTGGGCCTCAGCGGGTTCCAGACCCGTTATCCCAGCCAGCTGTCCGGTGGCCAGCGCCAGCGCATGGCGCTGGCGCGCGCGCTGGCCGTCGACCCGCAGGTGTTGTTGCTCGACGAGCCGTTCGGTGCCCTCGACGCGAAAGTTCGCGATGACCTGCGGGCCTGGTTGCGCCGGCTACACGACGAGGTCCACGTCACGACCGTTCTGGTGACCCACGACCAGGCCGAGGCGCTGGATGTCGCGGACCGGATCGCGGTGCTGAAGGACGGCCGCATCGAGCAGGTGGGTTCACCCCGCGAGGTGTACGACACCCCGGCCAACTCCTTCGTGATGTCGTTCCTGGGTGCGGTGTCCTCACTCAACGGGACGCTGGTTCGGCCACACGACATTCGGGTAGGCCGCAATCCCGATCTGCCGATCGCCGACGGCACCGCCGAGGCCACCGGCGTGGTTCGCGCAACGATCGACCGGGTGGTGGTGCTGGGCTTCGAGGTCCGTGTCGAACTGACCAACGCGGCCACCGGTCGACCGTTCATCGCCCAGATCACTCGCGGTGACGCCGAAGCGCTGGGGTTGAAGTCGGGGGACACCGTTTACGTACGCGCCACCCGCGTGCCGACGCTGCCCGAGACAACGGTGCCGCGCAGCAGCGCTGGCGTCGCGGCCGAGCAGGTTACGGTGAGTCCCAACTGA
- the cysW gene encoding sulfate ABC transporter permease subunit CysW, with product MTLSPPVKYLLRFLALAYVTVLLVIPVGLILWRTFRPGLGQFFAWVSTPAAISALNLSVLVVAIVVPLNVVFGIPTALMLARNRFRGKGVLQAIIDLPFAVSPVVVGVALIVLWGSAGLLGFVEKDFGFKIIFGLPGIVLASVFATLPFVVREVEPVLLEIGNDQEQAAATLGSNWWQTFWRITLPSIRWGLTYGVVLTIARTLGEYGAVLIVSSNLPGQSQTLTLLVSDRYNRGAEYGAYALSTLLMAVSVLVLIVQVILDARRNRAAKQA from the coding sequence ATGACCTTGTCGCCTCCCGTTAAATACCTGCTGCGCTTCCTGGCGCTGGCCTACGTGACCGTGCTGCTCGTCATCCCGGTCGGACTGATCCTGTGGCGGACATTCCGGCCCGGGCTCGGCCAGTTCTTCGCCTGGGTCAGCACCCCGGCGGCCATCTCCGCGCTGAACCTGTCGGTGCTGGTCGTCGCGATCGTGGTGCCGCTCAACGTCGTCTTCGGCATTCCGACCGCACTGATGTTGGCCCGCAACCGGTTCCGCGGTAAGGGCGTCCTGCAGGCGATCATCGACCTGCCGTTCGCGGTGTCGCCGGTCGTGGTCGGCGTTGCCCTGATCGTGCTGTGGGGATCTGCGGGCCTGCTCGGCTTCGTCGAGAAAGACTTCGGCTTCAAGATCATCTTCGGCCTACCCGGCATCGTGCTGGCCAGTGTCTTCGCGACGCTGCCGTTCGTGGTGCGCGAGGTCGAGCCGGTGCTGCTCGAGATCGGCAACGACCAGGAGCAGGCCGCCGCGACGCTGGGTTCGAACTGGTGGCAGACGTTCTGGCGGATCACCCTGCCCTCGATCCGCTGGGGCCTGACCTACGGCGTCGTGCTGACCATCGCGCGCACGCTCGGCGAGTACGGCGCGGTCCTCATCGTCTCGTCCAACCTGCCCGGCCAGTCGCAGACGCTGACGCTGCTGGTGTCAGACCGCTACAACCGCGGGGCCGAGTACGGCGCCTACGCCTTATCGACGCTGTTGATGGCGGTGTCCGTGCTGGTGCTGATCGTCCAGGTGATTCTCGATGCCCGCCGCAACCGAGCGGCAAAGCAAGCATGA